Proteins found in one Osmerus mordax isolate fOsmMor3 chromosome 20, fOsmMor3.pri, whole genome shotgun sequence genomic segment:
- the mfsd14ba gene encoding hippocampus abundant transcript 1 protein, whose amino-acid sequence MAPGEKDQHRGTSRVVLVKKIIMKDGYTPQQGIGSASVYHAVVVIFLEFFAWGLLTTPMLTVLHETFPQHTFLMNGLIQGVKGLLSFMSAPLIGALSDVWGRRSFLLVTVFFTCAPIPLMRLSPWWYFAMISMSGTFSVTFSVIFAYVADVTEEHERSTAYGLVSATFAASLVTSPAIGAYLSACYGDNLVVLVATLVALADICFILLAVPESLPEKMRLNTWGAPISWEQADPFSSLRKVGKDPTILLICITVFLSYLPEAGQYSSFFLYLRQVINFSSTTIAVFIGVVGILSIVAQTLFLTLLMRTIGNKNTVLLGLAFQILQLAWYGFGSEPWMMWAAGAVAAMSSITFPAVSALVSRCADPDKQGVVQGMITGIRGLCNGLGPALYGLIFFMFNVELSGIDPIPGEYAIDPIPLHPPIKRAIIPGPPFLLGSCAVIVAFMVALFIPEHPAPTDEQACLEGKDMSALAGVHINTPLPGSEEDTPAPTSDEDFEPLLQDSIV is encoded by the exons ATGGCTCCAGGAGAGAAAGATCAGCATCGGGGTACCAGCCGTGTAGTGCTGGTCAAGAAAATTATAATGAAAGATGGATACACG CCGCAGCAAGGCATTGGCAGTGCCAGTGTCTACCATGCTGtggtggtcatcttcctggaatTCTTCGCCTGGGGTCTCCTCACCACACCGATGCTAACA GTTTTACACGAAACCTTCCcacaacacacatttctgatgaaTGGCTTGATTCAAGGGGTGAAG GGTCTTCTGTCCTTCATGAGCGCCCCTCTAATTGGTGCCTTGTCAGATGTGTGGGGGAGGCGTTCCTTCCTATTGGTCACTGTGTTCTTCACCTGCGCTCCCATCCCCCTCATGCGGCTTAGTCCGTG GTGGTACTTTGCTATGATTTCCATGTCCGGGACATTCTCCGTCACCTTCTCTGTCATCTTCGCTTATGTCGCCGACGTGACAGAAGAGCATGAGAGAAGCACGGCGTACGGACTG gtatcAGCCACATTTGCCGCCAGCCTGGTGACCAGCCCAGCTATCGGAGCCTACCTGTCGGCATGCTACGGTGACaacctggtggtgctggtggccaCTCTGGTAGCCCTGGCGGACATCTGCTTCATCCTGCTGGCCGTGCCCGAGTCCCTGCCGGAAAAAATGAGACTGAACACCTGGGGAGCGCCCATATCCTGGGAACAGGCTGACCCCTTCTCC TCTCTAAGGAAGGTGGGGAAGGATCCGACCATCCTTCTCATCTGTATAACAGTGTTCCTGTCTTACTTACCGGAGGCTGGCCAGTATTCCAGCTTCTTCCTCTACCTGAGACAG gTCATTAACTTTTCATCCACAACCATTGCAGTGTTCATCGGAGTGGTAGGGATCTTGTCCATTGTAGCACAG ACTCTGTTCCTCACGCTGTTGATGAGGACCATTGGCAACAAGAACACAGTCCTGTTGGGTCTGGCCTTCCAAATCCTCCAGTTGGCCTGGTACGGCTTCGGCTCAGAACCCTG GATGATGTGGGCCGCCGGCGCGGTGGCAGCCATGTCCAGTATCACCTTCCCGGCTGTGAGCGCCCTGGTGTCTCGCTGTGCAGACCCAGACAAGCAGG GTGTGGTCCAGGGCATGATCACTGGCATACGAGGCCTCTGTAATGGACTCGGCCCAGCTCTGTACGGGTTAATCTTCTTTATGTTCAACGTGGAGCTGAGTGGTATAGACCCCATACCCGGGGAGTATGCCATCGACCCcatacccctccaccctcccataaAG aggGCGATCATCCCtggccctcccttcctcctgggCTCCTGCGCAGTGATCGTGGCGTTCATGGTCGCCCTGTTCATCCCCGAGCACCCGGCACCGACAGACGAGCAGGCCTGCCTCGAGGGCAAGGACATGTCTGCCCTGGCGGGCGTCCACATCAACACGCCCCTGCCAGGAAGCGAAGAGGACACCCCAGCGCCCACCAGCGACGAGGACTTTGAGCCCCTGCTGCAGGACAGCATTGTGTGA